The Pirellulimonas nuda genome includes a region encoding these proteins:
- a CDS encoding PEP-CTERM sorting domain-containing protein, which yields MRTLPALLVLICLVALPVRVEAIDLSQFNFSQKVHDALAKVQARVDEARSKVANLPSYTIPSFTIPTFNIPSYTIPTVHIPTFPIPVITHPLDACQIADSVQGKFETDFSGLQMDYDDGLANISDFFESPEYTAVVSGVEHLISKHDIFLNGVELSIDALGRPADALNRSISRFDDLVNKIGALNLPGNAAAHVEAALGLAENRVLSIRDRLLEPQMALAGKLEGYQEFNTEMQDYLDSIIDAASENGTEVGLMTSVSAAGGVTLTNNYVYSLPVMSASATSGTQLAVSGAAVPEPAAWVLLLGVAAAAGTLRRKR from the coding sequence ATGCGCACGTTGCCCGCCCTTCTCGTGTTGATTTGTCTGGTCGCTCTGCCGGTGCGCGTCGAGGCGATCGACCTTAGCCAGTTCAACTTCTCGCAAAAGGTGCACGACGCGCTCGCCAAGGTGCAGGCCCGCGTGGATGAGGCGCGCAGCAAAGTCGCGAATCTACCGTCGTACACGATTCCTTCGTTTACGATCCCGACGTTCAATATCCCCAGCTACACGATCCCCACCGTCCACATCCCGACGTTCCCGATCCCGGTGATCACTCACCCGTTAGACGCTTGCCAGATCGCGGATTCGGTCCAAGGGAAGTTTGAGACCGATTTCAGCGGTCTTCAGATGGACTACGACGACGGGCTGGCCAACATCTCCGACTTCTTCGAGAGCCCCGAGTACACCGCCGTGGTCAGCGGCGTCGAGCACCTCATTAGCAAGCACGATATCTTCCTCAATGGGGTCGAGCTGTCGATCGACGCCCTCGGCCGCCCCGCCGACGCGCTCAACCGGTCGATCAGCCGCTTTGACGACCTGGTGAACAAGATCGGCGCCCTCAACCTGCCCGGCAACGCCGCGGCCCACGTCGAGGCGGCCCTAGGTCTGGCCGAGAACCGGGTGCTGAGCATCCGCGATCGGCTGCTGGAGCCGCAGATGGCCCTGGCCGGCAAGCTGGAGGGGTACCAAGAGTTCAACACCGAGATGCAAGACTACCTCGACTCGATCATCGACGCCGCGTCGGAAAACGGTACAGAAGTCGGCCTAATGACCTCGGTTTCGGCCGCCGGCGGCGTGACGCTCACGAACAATTACGTGTACTCGCTGCCCGTAATGAGCGCCAGCGCCACAAGCGGCACGCAGCTCGCTGTTAGCGGCGCCGCCGTGCCCGAGCCGGCCGCGTGGGTGCTGCTGCTGGGCGTAGCCGCCGCCGCGGGGACGCTGCGCCGCAAGCGGTAG
- a CDS encoding esterase-like activity of phytase family protein codes for MVDRSARGLLAPSRACLVALAALGASLLGSADGAPWTVTLSGIHGIDPGAFVGVSELSGVAYAGPTQGGAHRFLAVSDGAGVLTSLDVTFSATGAITSAAAAATLTLGVNRDFEGVALVPGAPDRVYLSEEGTPAVRAYDLTTGAEVQSLSTPAVFATRRGNRGFESLAASPGGGALWTANEDALTADGPATTTSAGSVVRLLRYDRSGATYAPAQQYAYPLDAIHAAPLFGQPQAGLSDLVVLPDGALVAMERSFAATLSVSYRHRLYLVDASTATDVGTGLPASGLIGNAYAPVTKTLLWSGTVNGSSGQNLEGLTLGPQLADGSWVLLGVVDDSSGGDPFSTLSVVSFVATAPTPTTPGDYNGDGAVDARDLDAWRASYGNLSPAGLGADGNGDGQVNAADYTVWRDAPASPAPVGPASVPEPSALWLAGVGLCLSAIARKSGWLGK; via the coding sequence TTGGTTGATCGATCCGCCAGGGGGCTGCTCGCCCCATCCCGCGCGTGCTTGGTCGCACTGGCCGCGCTGGGGGCGTCGCTGCTCGGGTCGGCCGACGGGGCGCCTTGGACGGTAACTCTGAGCGGCATCCACGGCATCGACCCGGGCGCGTTTGTCGGCGTCAGCGAGCTGAGCGGCGTGGCCTACGCCGGGCCGACCCAGGGGGGCGCGCACCGCTTCCTGGCCGTCTCCGACGGCGCCGGCGTGCTGACCAGCCTCGACGTGACGTTCTCTGCCACGGGCGCCATCACGTCCGCGGCAGCGGCGGCGACGCTCACGCTGGGCGTCAACCGCGACTTCGAGGGCGTAGCGCTCGTGCCCGGCGCCCCGGACCGCGTGTATCTCAGCGAAGAAGGGACCCCGGCCGTGCGCGCGTACGACCTGACGACCGGCGCCGAGGTCCAGTCGCTGTCGACCCCGGCGGTGTTCGCAACCCGGCGCGGCAACCGCGGCTTCGAATCGCTGGCCGCGTCGCCCGGCGGCGGGGCGCTGTGGACCGCCAACGAAGACGCCCTCACGGCCGACGGCCCCGCGACGACCACGTCGGCCGGGTCGGTGGTGCGGCTGCTGCGCTACGACCGATCGGGCGCCACGTACGCCCCGGCGCAGCAGTACGCCTACCCGCTCGACGCGATCCATGCGGCGCCCCTGTTCGGCCAGCCCCAAGCCGGCCTCTCCGACCTGGTGGTCTTGCCGGACGGCGCCCTGGTGGCGATGGAGCGGTCGTTCGCGGCGACGCTGTCGGTGAGCTATCGGCACCGCCTCTACCTGGTCGACGCTTCTACGGCGACCGACGTCGGCACTGGGCTCCCCGCGTCGGGGCTGATCGGCAACGCCTACGCGCCGGTCACGAAGACGCTGCTGTGGTCAGGGACGGTCAACGGGTCGAGCGGCCAGAACCTGGAGGGGCTCACGCTTGGGCCGCAGTTGGCCGATGGCTCGTGGGTGCTGTTGGGTGTGGTCGACGACAGCAGCGGCGGCGACCCATTTAGCACGCTGAGCGTCGTCTCGTTTGTAGCGACCGCGCCCACGCCAACCACCCCGGGCGACTACAACGGCGACGGCGCCGTGGACGCCCGCGACCTGGACGCCTGGCGCGCCAGCTACGGCAACCTGTCTCCAGCGGGCCTGGGGGCAGACGGCAACGGCGACGGCCAGGTCAACGCCGCCGACTACACCGTGTGGCGTGACGCCCCGGCGTCGCCGGCCCCCGTCGGCCCCGCCTCGGTCCCCGAACCCTCTGCGTTGTGGCTTGCCGGCGTCGGGTTGTGTCTGTCCGCAATCGCTCGAAAATCTGGATGGCTGGGCAAATAG
- a CDS encoding glycosyltransferase, whose translation MTAIPWTPPQPLPPAIARPRVRVLHVINGEHYAGAERVQDLLALRLPEQGFDVGFVSLKAGRFGDVRRSTEAPLTELAMRSRWDLSVARDIERAVYEGDYQIIHAHTPRAALVASLAARRTATPLVYHVHSPTSRDSTRRVQNWINTRIERYSVADAKRAIVVSPTLVDYARSMGVPADRIACVLNGVPAAQRAAPRLPPTGRWTIGMVALFRPRKGAETMLAALAGLRRQGCDARLRMVGPFETPAYEEKLLALAAELELTGVVDWTGFTDRVDRELASIDLLALPSLFGEGLPMVVLEAMAAGLPIVATRCEGVCEAVSDGRTGLLVEPGDPAALAAAISRITSRELSYAALSAAAIARHAERFSDVAMAQQVAEVYREILG comes from the coding sequence ATGACCGCTATCCCCTGGACGCCCCCCCAACCGCTGCCCCCGGCGATCGCCAGGCCGCGCGTGCGCGTGCTGCACGTGATCAACGGCGAGCACTACGCCGGCGCCGAGCGCGTTCAGGACCTGCTCGCCCTGCGGCTGCCGGAGCAGGGCTTCGACGTCGGCTTTGTGAGCCTCAAGGCGGGCCGCTTCGGCGACGTGCGGCGTTCGACCGAGGCGCCCCTGACCGAACTGGCCATGCGCTCGCGCTGGGACCTGAGCGTCGCCCGCGACATCGAGCGGGCCGTTTACGAAGGGGACTACCAGATCATTCACGCCCACACGCCGCGGGCGGCGCTGGTGGCGTCGCTGGCGGCGCGTCGCACCGCGACCCCGCTGGTGTACCACGTCCACAGCCCCACCAGCCGCGACTCGACGCGGCGTGTGCAGAACTGGATCAACACGCGTATCGAGCGCTACAGCGTGGCGGACGCCAAGCGAGCGATCGTCGTCTCGCCGACGCTGGTCGACTACGCACGCTCGATGGGGGTCCCCGCCGACCGGATCGCCTGTGTGCTCAACGGCGTGCCGGCCGCGCAGCGCGCGGCGCCCCGCTTGCCGCCGACCGGCCGCTGGACGATCGGCATGGTCGCCCTGTTCCGCCCGCGCAAGGGCGCCGAGACGATGCTGGCCGCGCTGGCCGGGCTCCGGCGGCAGGGCTGCGACGCACGCCTGCGGATGGTCGGGCCGTTCGAGACCCCGGCCTACGAAGAGAAGCTGTTGGCCCTGGCAGCGGAACTGGAGCTGACCGGCGTGGTCGACTGGACCGGCTTCACCGACCGGGTGGATCGTGAACTCGCGTCGATCGACCTGCTGGCGCTCCCCAGCCTGTTCGGCGAGGGGCTGCCGATGGTGGTGCTCGAGGCCATGGCCGCGGGGCTGCCGATCGTCGCCACCCGTTGCGAAGGGGTCTGCGAGGCGGTGTCCGACGGCCGCACGGGGCTGCTGGTCGAGCCGGGCGACCCGGCGGCGCTGGCCGCGGCGATCAGCCGCATCACCTCCCGCGAGCTCAGCTACGCGGCGCTCAGCGCCGCGGCGATCGCCCGGCACGCGGAGCGGTTCTCCGATGTCGCGATGGCGCAGCAGGTAGCGGAAGTCTACCGCGAGATCCTCGGATAG
- a CDS encoding prenyltransferase/squalene oxidase repeat-containing protein has translation MTRAAPTADAAENLKTGMRTEDNPAEATSPEPPERAAGPAPAGENPSAEAPSDGPKGDGPQGGGPQGDGPAGQGPDDEPAPEERGGVWADVLQGSPSWLVSLAVHMLILIAFGLWLLPQLPKPETNLLGTQLGEVEDLDSIDDILLDPVDMEVEELTELQPDTEVLADEVSMSQFNELTEAPSAVELSDLGLTTAPIATPTDLQGFDGTGTTGRGQMARKQLVRRGGGNEASETAVGLALKWLAEHQSPDGSWSLIHNTGACQGRCGNPGTYPQSARAATALALLPFLGAGQTHEEGKYQRVVERGLAALVRMGKPENVGASWSDPGVPVMYCHGLASIVLCEALGMSDDSSLRAPAQGAIDFIVYAQDQKGGGWRYKPREPGDTSVVGWQIMALKSGHLAELSVPASTIKRANQFLDSVEKKNGYVYVPGNGRTTNSMTSVGLLCRMYMGVKQDDPGLIAGAKRIAKAGPSADDYYYNYYASQVLFQHTEGRGPMWDTWNEKMRDQLVNQQEMRGHLKGSWFVPDRHNDRAGRLYTTSLAAMTLEVYYRYLPIYGAKAVSTEFPE, from the coding sequence TTGACCCGCGCCGCCCCGACGGCCGACGCCGCCGAGAACCTCAAAACCGGCATGCGAACAGAAGACAACCCCGCCGAAGCGACGAGCCCCGAGCCCCCGGAGCGCGCGGCAGGGCCGGCGCCGGCCGGGGAGAATCCCTCCGCTGAGGCCCCCAGCGATGGGCCCAAGGGCGATGGGCCCCAGGGCGGCGGTCCCCAGGGCGACGGGCCCGCCGGCCAGGGCCCCGACGACGAACCGGCGCCGGAAGAACGCGGCGGCGTTTGGGCCGATGTGCTGCAGGGCAGCCCGAGCTGGCTGGTGAGCCTGGCGGTTCACATGCTCATCCTGATCGCGTTCGGCCTGTGGCTGCTGCCGCAGCTCCCCAAGCCCGAGACGAACCTGCTGGGGACGCAGCTCGGCGAGGTCGAGGACCTCGACTCCATCGACGACATCCTGCTCGACCCGGTCGACATGGAGGTCGAGGAGCTGACGGAGCTGCAGCCCGACACCGAGGTGCTGGCCGACGAGGTCAGCATGTCGCAGTTCAACGAATTGACCGAGGCGCCCAGCGCGGTCGAGCTGTCCGACCTGGGATTGACGACCGCCCCGATCGCGACGCCGACCGACCTGCAGGGGTTCGACGGCACGGGCACCACCGGCCGGGGCCAGATGGCCCGCAAGCAATTGGTGCGGCGCGGCGGGGGCAACGAGGCCAGCGAGACCGCCGTGGGGCTCGCCCTGAAGTGGCTCGCCGAGCACCAGAGCCCAGACGGCTCTTGGAGCCTGATCCACAACACCGGCGCGTGCCAGGGGCGTTGCGGCAACCCCGGCACCTACCCGCAGAGCGCACGCGCGGCCACGGCGCTGGCGCTGTTGCCGTTCCTGGGCGCGGGTCAGACCCACGAGGAAGGGAAGTATCAACGCGTTGTCGAGCGCGGGCTGGCGGCGCTGGTGCGGATGGGGAAGCCGGAGAACGTGGGCGCCTCGTGGAGCGACCCAGGCGTCCCGGTGATGTATTGCCACGGCCTGGCCTCGATCGTGCTCTGCGAGGCGCTGGGGATGTCTGACGACAGCAGCCTGCGGGCGCCGGCGCAGGGGGCGATCGACTTCATCGTCTACGCCCAGGACCAAAAAGGGGGGGGCTGGCGCTACAAGCCGCGCGAGCCGGGCGACACCTCGGTCGTGGGCTGGCAGATCATGGCCCTCAAGAGCGGACACCTCGCCGAGTTGAGCGTCCCGGCCTCGACCATCAAGCGCGCCAACCAGTTCCTCGACTCGGTCGAGAAGAAGAACGGCTACGTGTACGTCCCCGGCAACGGGCGGACAACCAACTCGATGACGTCGGTGGGACTGCTGTGCCGCATGTACATGGGGGTCAAGCAAGACGACCCCGGACTGATCGCGGGCGCCAAGCGGATCGCGAAGGCGGGACCCTCTGCGGACGACTACTACTACAACTACTACGCTTCGCAGGTGTTGTTCCAGCACACCGAGGGACGCGGCCCCATGTGGGACACGTGGAACGAGAAGATGCGTGACCAACTGGTCAATCAGCAAGAAATGCGCGGGCACCTCAAGGGGAGCTGGTTCGTCCCCGACCGGCACAACGACCGTGCGGGCCGGCTTTACACGACCAGCCTCGCGGCGATGACGCTCGAGGTCTACTACCGCTACCTCCCCATCTACGGCGCGAAGGCGGTATCCACCGAGTTCCCCGAGTAG
- a CDS encoding NfeD family protein, with translation MSHIKQHARLAGPASLILLAAATLCAQQQPEEAPTPAVMVRVRLPIAGAADQLYQGVLQRAIDKLAKESGPGRRGVLVLWLDPQTPKQGEAPFGQGAEFERVLGLARFLASDSAQGVKTVAYIPETIKGHGVLLALACEEIVMAPDAELGEAGIDEDPRRPIERGIESLYVQIADARRTAPEAIVRGMLDRRLEVLRVETEDGPRYVTSDELPGLEETETVVSKKALFLAGTLGSVTGREAFEYGFATLAPDRESLARALRVPAESLEEDQTLIDSWRPVVIDIQGPITRRLARQVQTLIGTELEQSRVNWIALRISSAGGDIAAGAELASSLAELDSSQVRTVAYVPREALGPAALAALACDQLVMQPDAQIGGVDADQAEGPQPGPPPRRPDRRRPGMFGGPQGPEQAAQQEQSLQAAVAAVRRGLSKRTDQPWSLLAATIDPNLAVYRYTNRESGQTRLFCEAEAAEQPDAPQWIQGEAITTPGKPLRLDAARAQELGVAWRTVDTFDGLKQLYGFQGELRVARPNWALELVEALASPGLAALLLLVACVGAYIELHSPGMGIGGFLAIVALSLFFWSKYLDGTAQWLEAMLLLMGLCFILLEVFVLPGLGVFGLGGGAMVLAALVLMSQTFVLPQTASQLAELRTSMATVAGAGLGTIIVAFALRSYLPQSPLFRRMLLQPLAEEELAEIDQREQQVDYAYLVGATGTAATNLMPTGRAEIGGELVDVIADGQIIDRGAKVEVVSARANRVLVRRVG, from the coding sequence ATGAGCCACATCAAGCAACACGCCCGCCTCGCGGGGCCGGCGTCGCTCATCCTGTTGGCGGCGGCGACGCTTTGTGCTCAGCAGCAGCCCGAGGAAGCGCCGACGCCGGCGGTGATGGTGCGCGTGAGGCTGCCGATCGCCGGCGCCGCCGACCAGCTCTACCAAGGGGTCTTGCAGCGCGCCATCGACAAGCTTGCCAAAGAATCGGGCCCGGGCCGGCGCGGCGTGCTGGTGCTTTGGCTCGACCCGCAGACCCCCAAGCAGGGAGAGGCCCCCTTCGGCCAGGGCGCCGAGTTCGAGCGTGTGCTGGGGCTGGCGCGCTTCCTCGCCAGCGACAGCGCCCAGGGGGTCAAGACCGTGGCCTACATCCCCGAGACCATCAAGGGGCACGGCGTGCTGCTGGCGCTGGCCTGCGAAGAGATCGTGATGGCGCCCGACGCAGAGCTGGGCGAAGCAGGGATCGACGAAGACCCGCGGCGGCCGATCGAGCGCGGCATCGAGAGCCTGTACGTGCAGATCGCAGACGCCCGCCGCACCGCGCCCGAAGCGATCGTGCGGGGCATGCTCGACCGACGCCTCGAGGTGCTGCGCGTCGAGACCGAAGACGGGCCGCGGTACGTCACCTCCGACGAGCTGCCGGGCCTCGAAGAAACCGAGACCGTCGTCAGCAAGAAGGCGTTGTTTCTGGCCGGGACGCTCGGCTCGGTGACCGGTCGCGAGGCGTTCGAGTACGGCTTCGCGACGCTGGCCCCGGACCGAGAGTCGCTCGCCCGGGCGCTGAGGGTGCCCGCCGAGTCGCTGGAAGAAGACCAGACGCTCATCGATTCGTGGCGACCGGTGGTGATCGACATCCAAGGCCCGATCACCCGGCGGCTGGCCCGGCAGGTGCAAACGCTGATCGGCACAGAGCTCGAGCAGTCGCGCGTCAACTGGATCGCGCTGCGGATCAGCTCGGCCGGCGGCGACATTGCGGCCGGCGCAGAGCTGGCCAGCTCGCTGGCGGAGCTCGACAGCTCGCAGGTGCGCACCGTGGCCTACGTGCCGCGCGAGGCGCTGGGCCCCGCGGCGCTGGCGGCGCTGGCGTGCGATCAGTTGGTGATGCAGCCCGACGCGCAGATCGGCGGCGTGGACGCCGACCAGGCAGAGGGGCCGCAGCCGGGCCCCCCCCCGCGGCGCCCCGACCGGCGGCGTCCCGGGATGTTTGGCGGCCCGCAGGGGCCGGAGCAGGCCGCCCAGCAAGAGCAGTCGCTGCAGGCCGCGGTGGCGGCGGTCCGCCGCGGGCTGTCCAAGCGTACCGACCAACCCTGGTCGCTGCTGGCGGCCACGATCGACCCGAACCTCGCCGTCTACCGCTACACCAACCGCGAGTCGGGCCAGACGCGGCTGTTCTGCGAGGCCGAAGCGGCCGAACAGCCAGACGCCCCCCAGTGGATCCAGGGCGAGGCCATCACCACCCCGGGAAAGCCGCTGCGGCTAGACGCGGCGCGGGCGCAAGAGCTGGGGGTCGCCTGGCGGACGGTCGACACTTTTGACGGGCTGAAGCAGCTCTACGGCTTCCAGGGCGAGCTGCGCGTGGCGCGGCCCAACTGGGCGCTCGAGCTGGTGGAGGCGCTCGCCTCGCCTGGGCTGGCGGCGCTATTGCTGCTGGTGGCCTGCGTCGGCGCCTACATCGAGCTGCACTCCCCCGGCATGGGGATCGGCGGCTTCCTGGCCATCGTTGCGTTGTCGCTATTCTTCTGGAGCAAGTACCTAGACGGCACCGCGCAGTGGCTGGAGGCGATGCTGCTGCTGATGGGCCTGTGCTTCATCCTGCTAGAGGTGTTCGTGCTGCCGGGGCTCGGCGTGTTTGGGCTGGGCGGGGGCGCCATGGTGCTAGCGGCGCTGGTGCTGATGAGCCAAACCTTCGTGCTGCCGCAGACCGCCAGCCAGCTCGCCGAGCTGCGGACCAGCATGGCCACGGTGGCGGGGGCGGGGCTGGGGACCATCATTGTGGCGTTCGCGCTGCGCAGCTACCTGCCGCAGTCGCCGCTGTTCCGCCGGATGCTGCTGCAGCCGCTGGCCGAGGAAGAGCTGGCAGAGATCGATCAACGCGAGCAGCAGGTGGACTACGCCTACCTGGTGGGCGCCACCGGCACGGCCGCCACCAACCTGATGCCTACCGGCCGGGCCGAGATCGGCGGCGAGCTGGTCGACGTGATCGCCGACGGGCAGATCATCGACCGTGGCGCCAAGGTCGAGGTGGTCTCGGCCCGCGCCAACCGGGTGCTGGTGCGGCGGGTAGGGTAG
- a CDS encoding NfeD family protein — protein sequence MNVVDPMTLAVVLATLGFLLVVAEVFFPSGGFLGFFSLASLAAAVYYAHQSGGAARSLPFAGVVVVLLPLVIWGAFTWLPHTRLGRHLLGEPTRPEDVAVNDPRRVLLGKVGVARSKMLPSGAVEIDGRMIDCITRGQAIDPGQYVKVVEVRGNRVVVRPAGEGERPGHEDPADMLDRPIEDLGLDSLDDPLV from the coding sequence ATGAATGTTGTCGATCCCATGACGCTCGCCGTCGTGCTGGCCACGCTCGGCTTCTTGCTGGTCGTGGCGGAGGTGTTCTTCCCGTCGGGTGGGTTCCTCGGCTTTTTCTCGCTGGCGTCGCTGGCGGCCGCGGTGTACTACGCGCATCAATCGGGGGGCGCGGCGCGGAGCCTGCCGTTTGCCGGCGTTGTGGTGGTGCTGCTGCCGCTGGTGATCTGGGGGGCCTTCACTTGGCTGCCGCACACGCGTTTGGGCCGCCACCTGCTGGGCGAGCCGACCCGCCCCGAAGACGTAGCCGTAAACGACCCCCGCCGCGTGTTGCTGGGAAAAGTGGGCGTGGCCCGCAGCAAGATGCTCCCCAGCGGCGCCGTAGAGATCGACGGCCGGATGATCGACTGCATCACCCGCGGCCAGGCGATCGACCCGGGGCAGTACGTGAAGGTCGTAGAGGTGCGCGGCAACCGTGTGGTGGTCCGCCCCGCGGGCGAGGGGGAACGCCCGGGGCACGAGGACCCCGCCGACATGCTCGACCGCCCGATCGAGGACCTGGGGCTCGATTCGCTCGACGACCCCTTGGTGTAG
- the floA gene encoding flotillin-like protein FloA (flotillin-like protein involved in membrane lipid rafts), with product MNNALLTTIPFAQEGRGGLFDSNTLTLALLFLALVVFLVVFVVLAKFFRLWIQAFTTGAGIGFLDLIRMSLRRVNPTVIVRSKIMAVQAGLTDDKELTTKALEAHALSGGNVPLVIRSMIAARKAKIIDLSFRRATAIDLAGRNVLEAVQTSVYPKVIDCPARSSKRPSLDAVAKNGIQLKVKARVTVRANLDQLVGGATEETIVARVGEGIVSAIGSADSHKDVLENPDRISKTVLARRLDSQTAFEIVSIDIADIDVGDNIGARLQADQAEADTRVARAQAEGRRAMAVSQEQENFATIEENRAKLVEAEAEVPKAMAEAFGTGKLGILDYYKLRNVQADTDMRQAIALSGKR from the coding sequence ATGAATAACGCTCTGCTCACTACGATTCCATTCGCACAGGAAGGACGCGGAGGTCTGTTCGATAGCAACACCCTCACCCTGGCGCTGCTGTTTCTGGCGTTGGTGGTGTTCTTGGTGGTGTTCGTGGTGCTGGCCAAGTTCTTCCGGCTGTGGATCCAGGCCTTCACCACCGGCGCCGGGATCGGGTTCCTCGACCTGATCCGCATGAGCCTGCGCCGCGTCAACCCAACGGTGATCGTCCGCAGCAAGATCATGGCCGTGCAGGCCGGGCTGACGGACGACAAAGAACTAACCACCAAGGCCCTCGAGGCCCACGCCCTGTCGGGGGGGAACGTGCCGCTGGTGATCCGCTCGATGATCGCCGCCCGCAAGGCGAAGATCATCGACCTGTCGTTCCGCCGCGCCACGGCCATCGACCTGGCCGGCCGCAACGTGCTCGAGGCGGTGCAGACCAGCGTCTACCCCAAGGTGATCGACTGCCCGGCCCGCAGCAGCAAGCGGCCCTCGCTCGACGCGGTCGCCAAGAACGGCATCCAGCTCAAGGTCAAGGCGCGGGTCACGGTGCGGGCGAACCTCGACCAATTGGTCGGCGGCGCCACCGAGGAGACGATCGTGGCCCGCGTGGGCGAGGGGATCGTCAGCGCCATCGGGTCGGCCGACAGCCACAAGGACGTGCTCGAGAACCCGGACCGCATCTCGAAGACCGTGCTCGCCCGCCGGCTCGACTCGCAGACGGCCTTCGAGATCGTCTCGATCGACATCGCCGACATCGACGTCGGAGACAACATCGGCGCCCGCCTGCAGGCCGACCAGGCCGAGGCGGACACCCGCGTAGCCCGCGCCCAGGCCGAGGGTCGCAGGGCGATGGCCGTGTCTCAAGAGCAAGAGAACTTCGCCACCATCGAAGAGAACCGCGCGAAGCTGGTCGAGGCCGAGGCCGAGGTGCCCAAGGCGATGGCCGAGGCGTTTGGCACCGGGAAGCTGGGCATCCTAGACTACTACAAGCTGCGCAACGTGCAGGCAGACACCGACATGCGTCAGGCGATCGCCCTGAGCGGGAAACGTTGA
- a CDS encoding FmdB family zinc ribbon protein, protein MPLFDFVCRDCQAQSEQLVRPSDPDPTCPGCGSGKLMKLLSVPVAHASGGARSESGGSAMGGGGGCGGGCACHPRG, encoded by the coding sequence ATGCCCCTGTTCGATTTCGTCTGCCGCGACTGTCAGGCCCAGTCGGAACAACTCGTGCGCCCGTCGGACCCGGACCCCACCTGCCCCGGCTGCGGCAGCGGCAAGCTGATGAAGCTGCTGAGCGTGCCGGTGGCCCACGCGTCGGGCGGCGCCCGCAGTGAATCGGGGGGCAGTGCGATGGGGGGCGGCGGCGGCTGCGGAGGGGGCTGCGCCTGCCACCCCCGCGGCTGA
- a CDS encoding ferritin: MPSLSDVMQDAINEQIGNELHASYSYLAMSAWLSHQEFHGSAAWMRAQSQEENAHAMKLYDFLVARGGRVNLRPITQPNQEFKSVADVFNSALAQEQGVTVQIEKLYELAFHEKAFAALVELEWFIREQVEEEKTLREIVHKFKLIGDDGASLLDLDRELAGRQPEAPSAE, from the coding sequence ATGCCGAGCCTATCCGACGTCATGCAGGACGCCATCAACGAACAGATTGGCAACGAGTTGCACGCCTCGTACAGCTACCTGGCCATGAGCGCCTGGTTGAGCCACCAAGAGTTCCACGGTTCGGCGGCCTGGATGCGGGCCCAGAGCCAGGAAGAAAACGCCCACGCGATGAAGCTGTACGACTTCCTGGTCGCCCGCGGCGGCCGCGTGAACCTGCGTCCGATCACCCAGCCCAACCAAGAGTTCAAGAGCGTGGCGGACGTGTTCAACAGCGCGCTGGCGCAGGAACAGGGCGTCACCGTGCAGATCGAGAAGCTCTACGAGCTGGCGTTCCACGAGAAGGCGTTTGCCGCGCTGGTGGAACTCGAGTGGTTTATCCGCGAGCAGGTCGAAGAAGAAAAGACGCTCCGCGAGATCGTGCACAAGTTCAAGCTGATCGGCGACGACGGCGCGTCGCTCTTGGACCTCGACCGAGAGCTAGCCGGCCGCCAGCCCGAAGCGCCTTCGGCAGAGTAG
- a CDS encoding type III pantothenate kinase, which translates to MIAVDVGNSRVKLGRFEGAAEGPLPEPGCVAWWRAGEGAAAFEQVFGPEGPLRVALAAVNTAAAAAFIEQARAWADGRGRAISLQQIENRDVPIENRTDAPEKVGIDRLLAAAAANQQRRPGVGAIVVDLGTAITVDLVSPDGAFEGGAILPGIALAARALAAGTDRLPDTPFDELSGAPDAVGRNTQDAIGAGLFWGAVGAIREVIARQRDRLVAPPQVLLTGGAAPSVARLIGGPDYAVRYVPHLVLAGIAITVGGPGR; encoded by the coding sequence ATGATCGCCGTGGATGTAGGCAATAGCCGGGTCAAGCTCGGGCGGTTCGAAGGCGCCGCCGAGGGGCCGCTGCCAGAACCGGGGTGCGTTGCCTGGTGGCGCGCCGGCGAGGGGGCCGCGGCGTTCGAGCAGGTCTTCGGCCCCGAGGGGCCCCTGCGGGTCGCCCTGGCCGCGGTCAACACGGCTGCGGCCGCGGCGTTTATCGAGCAGGCCCGGGCCTGGGCCGACGGCCGGGGGCGGGCGATCTCCCTCCAGCAGATCGAGAACCGGGACGTGCCCATCGAGAACCGCACCGACGCCCCGGAGAAGGTGGGCATCGACCGCCTGCTGGCCGCGGCCGCGGCCAACCAGCAGCGGCGGCCCGGGGTGGGGGCGATCGTGGTCGACCTCGGCACGGCGATCACCGTCGACCTAGTGTCGCCCGACGGCGCCTTCGAGGGGGGCGCCATCCTGCCGGGGATCGCGCTGGCGGCCCGGGCCCTGGCGGCCGGCACCGACCGGCTACCCGACACGCCGTTCGACGAGCTTTCCGGCGCCCCCGACGCCGTGGGACGCAACACCCAGGACGCCATCGGCGCCGGGCTGTTCTGGGGGGCGGTGGGCGCCATCCGTGAGGTCATCGCCCGGCAACGCGACCGCCTGGTCGCCCCCCCACAAGTCCTGCTCACCGGCGGCGCGGCGCCCTCGGTAGCGCGGCTGATCGGCGGGCCCGACTACGCGGTGCGCTACGTCCCCCACCTGGTGCTCGCGGGGATCGCGATCACCGTCGGCGGGCCGGGACGATGA